The following proteins are encoded in a genomic region of Coffea eugenioides isolate CCC68of chromosome 6, Ceug_1.0, whole genome shotgun sequence:
- the LOC113774849 gene encoding dirigent protein 22-like — MAKTFPKSGLIIILFSVLFASSAVLLPVACQQFSRKLSRKEMGLKREKLSHLHFYFHDIVSGRNPTAVRVAAATTTNSSATGFGAVVMMDDPLTAGPDSSSKLVGRAQGIYASAAQEESGYLMVLNYVFVEGKYNGSTLSILGRNTILSTVREMPVVGGSGLFRFARGYAQARTHYFDLKTGDAVVEYNVYVIHY; from the coding sequence ATGGCAAAAACCTTCCCAAAATCAGGACTCATCATCATTTTGTTTAGCGTTCTCTTTGCTTCATCAGCCGTCCTTCTTCCTGTAGCATGTCAACAGTTCTCAAGAAAATTGTCCAGAAAAGAAATGGGGTTGAAGAGGGAGAAGCTAAGCCACCTTCATTTCTACTTCCACGATATTGTCAGCGGGAGAAATCCCACCGCTGTTCGAGTCGCTGCAGCCACCACGACCAACTCTTCAGCAACTGGATTTGGAGCTGTGGTCATGATGGATGATCCCTTAACAGCAGGTCCAGATTCAAGCTCCAAACTTGTGGGGAGGGCTCAAGGGATTTATGCATCAGCAGCTCAGGAGGAATCTGGATACTTGATGGTCCTGAACTATGTTTTTGTTGAAGGAAAGTATAATGGAAGCACCCTCAGCATATTGGGTAGAAACACTATTCTTTCGACGGTAAGGGAGATGCCTGTTGTTGGAGGAAGTGGGCTTTTCAGATTTGCTCGTGGCTATGCTCAGGCAAGGACTCACTATTTTGATCTCAAGACTGGGGATGCTGTGGTGGAATACAATGTCTATGTCATCCACTATTGA